The DNA sequence CGCCGCCCTGGCCCGCCGCCTCGCCGAAGCCGACGTGCCGCGCGTCGAGGTGACGCCGCCGGTGATGGCCAAGGTGGCCTACCGCGAGCGGCCCGACGGCCTGCTCCTGGTGGCCCCGCGCCGCTCGACGGCCCTCGCCGACCTGGTCCTGCCCGCGGACCGCCCGCCCCTCGTGCTCGTGCTCGAGGAGGTCGAGAAGCCCGGCAACCTGGGCGCCGCCCTGCGCATCGCCGACGGCGCCGGCGCCGACGCGGTGATCGTGTGCGGGCGCGCCGGCGACTTCGACAATCCCAACTGCCTGCGCGCCTCGCGCGGCGCCTTCTTCAGCATGCCCACCGCCCTGGCCCCCGCCGACGCGGCCCTGGCGTGGCTGCGCGCACGGAACCTCGCTATCCTGGCGGTGACGCCCGAGGGCGCGTCGCCGTGGGACCAGACCGATCTCCGGGGCCCGGTCGCCCTCGTCCTGGGCACCGAACACGACGGCCTGTCGGCGGCCATGAAGCAGGCCGCCGATGCGGCCGTGGCCATCCCCATGCACGGAACGGGCGATTCCCTGAACGTCTCCGCCGCCGCCGCGGTCCTTCTCTTCGAGGCGATCCGGCAGCGGCGCAGCGGCGGCCCCGAAACCCCCTGATGGAGCAGAATCCCGTGAGCAACGGCTTCTACAACGACTTCGACCGCGAGGAGCTCGATCCCCGCGACCCGGACTACCGCTCGGTCTTCCAGCGCGGCCGCGACCGCCTGATCCACAACGCGGCCTTCCGCCGCCTGCAGGCCAAGACCCAGGTCTTCCTCTCGGGCGAGTACGACTTCTACCGCACCCGCCTGACCCACAGCATCGAAGTGGCCCAGATCGCGGGCTCCATCGCGCGCTGGCTCAACAGCAGCAGCGACAAGCTGGGGCCCGACTTCCACATCGACCTGGCCCTGGTCGAGTCGGCGGCCCTGGCCCACGACATCGGCCACCCGCCCTTCGGCCACGCCGGCGAGAGCCGCCTGCACGGCCTGATGAAGGAGTGGGGCGGCTTCGAGGGCAACGCCCAGACCCTGCGCCTGATCACCGAGATCATCTTCACCAGCGGCCGCAGCCGCCGCGGCATGAACCCCACCCGCGCCTTCATGGACGGCGTGCTGAAGTACAAGACGCTCTTCTCCGAATGGCCGGATCCGGTGAAGCACTTCCTCTACGACGACCAGAAGCGCTACCTCGACTTCGTCTTCGACGGGCGCGCGTTCCCCGCCGAGCTGGCGCCGGGCAGGGCCCGCAACGCGTTCCGCAGCCTCGAGTGCGAGATCATGGACTGGGCCGACGACACGGCCTACGGCCTGAACGACCTGGTCGACAGCGCCAACGCCGGCTTCGTCACCATCGGGCGCGTGAACCGCTGGGCCGCCGACCAGGACCTGACCGCCGCCGAGGCCCGCCTCCTCGACGACCTCGTGACCGCCATCGGCGACGGCAACCTCGAGCGGGTCATGAACCGCAAGATCGGCACCTTCGTCGAGGCCTGCTCGCTGGTCGAACGCGAGAACTTCATGTCCGACGTCACCAACCGCTACCGCTTCGGCATGGTGCTCGACGAGGAGATCGTCCGGGAGCAGAAGCTGTACGCCCGGCTGGCCGTGAACCTGGTCTTCCGCTCGCCCCAGGTGTGCCAGCTCGAGTACAAGGGCGGCCATATGCTCGAACGGCTGTACAACGCCCTGACGGCCCACTATCTTGGCGAGGGCAGCCCGCCCCTGTCCCTGCTCTCGCGCGACTTCGAGGCCGAGATGTCCCGCGCCGGCGACGACCCGGCGCGCCGGGCCCGCATCATCTGCGACTACCTCGCCGGGATGACCGACGGCTTCGCGATCCGCATCTACAAGAGGCTCTTCGACCCGGACTTCGGGTCCATCGTGGATCTCGTTTGAACGCTCGCAGACTCGTCATCCTCCTCGCCCTCGTGGTCGGGGCCGCGGCAGCGGTTCCCGGGGCGGCCCGTGCGGCCGACGCCCCGGGCGACACCGTCCGCGCCGACGCCGACGCCCGGGCCGACGTGGAGTACCTCGACGACTCGCCGCACATCCCCGGCAAGCAGGGCAACTACTGGTTCTACAAGGGTTACGACTACGGCAGCCAGTCCCTGATCCATCCGCTGCGGCTCATCATCAACGGCGGCTACGGCATCATGCAGGTCAGCAGCCGCGACAACCGGCCGGGCAAGATCCAGTACGGGCGCGGCATGCGCAACGTCACGCAGAACCTGCTGAACCCCCACTGGTCCATCAGCATCAACGGCTTCTGGGACTTCTTCTCGCGCGAGGTGCTGCCCATCTCCATCAACTCGGGACAGGCCCAGTACTGGCCCAACTACATGAACCACCTGGTGGGCGGCGGCTTCAGCTACCGCATGATGGTCGAGTACTACTCCTACCACGACGTGGACCACCCCAGGGCCTGGGCCGGCGCGACCATCTTCGCCTACCACTTCCTGAACGAGGTGGTCGAGAACGACGGCTACCTCGGCCCGACGACCGACCCGGTGGCCGACTTCTGGCTCTTCAATCCCGCCGGCATCATCCTGTTCAGCAACGAGTCGATCGCCCGCTTCTTCGGCGAGACCCTGCACATGGCCGACTGGTCCTACCAGCCGGTGTGGCTGCCGGAGACCCACGAGCTGGTGAACAACGGCCAGAACTACGCCGTGAAGTACCACCTGAACGAGCGCGGCAGCACGAGCCTCTTCTACCACTGGGGCACCCACGCCGAGCTCGGCCTCAGCTTCACCCGGCCCGACGGCGACTGCTTCTCCTTCGGCCTCGGCCTGGTGCCCA is a window from the bacterium genome containing:
- a CDS encoding RNA methyltransferase; translated protein: MSSLLHITSLTNDRVKALVRLRERRERERTGLFLIEEPLVIGRALDAGQAVAEVWTCPELHDDATAALARRLAEADVPRVEVTPPVMAKVAYRERPDGLLLVAPRRSTALADLVLPADRPPLVLVLEEVEKPGNLGAALRIADGAGADAVIVCGRAGDFDNPNCLRASRGAFFSMPTALAPADAALAWLRARNLAILAVTPEGASPWDQTDLRGPVALVLGTEHDGLSAAMKQAADAAVAIPMHGTGDSLNVSAAAAVLLFEAIRQRRSGGPETP
- the dgt gene encoding dNTP triphosphohydrolase — encoded protein: MSNGFYNDFDREELDPRDPDYRSVFQRGRDRLIHNAAFRRLQAKTQVFLSGEYDFYRTRLTHSIEVAQIAGSIARWLNSSSDKLGPDFHIDLALVESAALAHDIGHPPFGHAGESRLHGLMKEWGGFEGNAQTLRLITEIIFTSGRSRRGMNPTRAFMDGVLKYKTLFSEWPDPVKHFLYDDQKRYLDFVFDGRAFPAELAPGRARNAFRSLECEIMDWADDTAYGLNDLVDSANAGFVTIGRVNRWAADQDLTAAEARLLDDLVTAIGDGNLERVMNRKIGTFVEACSLVERENFMSDVTNRYRFGMVLDEEIVREQKLYARLAVNLVFRSPQVCQLEYKGGHMLERLYNALTAHYLGEGSPPLSLLSRDFEAEMSRAGDDPARRARIICDYLAGMTDGFAIRIYKRLFDPDFGSIVDLV